Proteins from one Leptospira fletcheri genomic window:
- a CDS encoding PQQ-dependent sugar dehydrogenase, with the protein MKYSRFGISGLLLLFASFSLFTSCDEVRRILVAKIGDSSKYSAEGKESGFKPVFTQKDEHRKKIGISLTTVGEGFDQPTDLLAISNPEIFIVLEKTGSIKWLDPKDGSSGLIAKIPNVLTDSEEGLLGIALHPAFPEKPKVYLNYVIKKNGKDTSRVSEWTMDFPKDPKKSKLKEERTILEVEQPYGNHNAGQLAFGRDGKLYIGWGDGGWMADPKGNGQNPKTFLGSMLRIDVDSKDPGKEYSVPKDNPFVGNENYRPETFAYGLRNPWRYSFDPSDRLVLADVGQDLYEEVDIIEAGKNYGWNKTEASHCFEPKENCDRNGLTDPIYEYGREDGSSITGGFVVTNDRIGDLHGLYVFGDFVSGRIWAIPLPKNGERVKEAYSLGKWPVLISTFGRDARGSLYLADFGSGKILRIDPEK; encoded by the coding sequence ATGAAATATTCTCGTTTTGGAATTTCCGGGTTGCTTCTCCTCTTCGCTTCATTTTCCCTCTTTACGTCCTGCGACGAAGTTCGCCGGATTCTCGTGGCAAAAATCGGAGACTCCTCAAAATATTCCGCCGAAGGAAAGGAATCCGGATTTAAACCGGTCTTTACCCAAAAGGACGAACATCGCAAAAAGATCGGAATTTCCTTAACGACCGTGGGAGAAGGTTTCGATCAGCCGACGGATTTACTCGCAATCTCGAACCCCGAAATCTTCATCGTGTTAGAAAAGACCGGTTCGATCAAATGGTTGGATCCCAAAGACGGAAGTTCCGGATTGATCGCTAAAATCCCGAACGTACTTACGGATTCCGAGGAAGGGCTGCTCGGGATCGCGTTACATCCCGCTTTTCCGGAAAAACCGAAAGTATATTTAAATTATGTAATTAAGAAAAATGGAAAAGATACCAGTAGAGTTTCCGAATGGACCATGGATTTTCCCAAGGATCCTAAAAAATCGAAACTAAAGGAAGAACGGACCATTTTGGAAGTCGAACAGCCTTACGGAAACCACAACGCAGGACAACTCGCGTTCGGCCGGGACGGGAAATTGTACATAGGCTGGGGAGACGGAGGCTGGATGGCGGATCCGAAGGGGAACGGACAAAATCCCAAAACCTTCTTAGGGTCCATGCTGAGGATTGATGTCGATTCCAAGGATCCGGGTAAAGAGTATTCGGTGCCGAAGGATAATCCTTTCGTTGGAAACGAAAATTACCGACCGGAAACCTTCGCATACGGCTTAAGAAATCCATGGAGGTATTCCTTCGATCCTTCCGATCGATTGGTCCTAGCCGATGTCGGCCAGGATCTCTATGAGGAAGTGGATATCATAGAAGCCGGAAAAAATTACGGGTGGAATAAAACGGAAGCCTCGCATTGTTTCGAACCGAAAGAGAATTGCGATCGGAACGGATTGACCGATCCGATCTACGAATACGGTAGGGAAGACGGCAGTTCTATCACGGGAGGTTTCGTAGTCACGAACGATCGGATCGGTGATCTTCACGGGCTGTACGTTTTCGGAGATTTTGTCTCCGGAAGGATCTGGGCGATCCCCCTTCCAAAAAACGGGGAAAGAGTGAAAGAGGCATATTCTTTGGGAAAATGGCCTGTGCTCATATCAACGTTCGGTCGGGACGCGAGAGGCTCCCTCTATCTTGCTGATTTCGGATCCGGAAAGATCTTAAGGATAGACCCGGAAAAATAA
- a CDS encoding DUF6285 domain-containing protein, whose protein sequence is MQDKPTSTELLEAIQDFLMKEVLPEFRDKDLLSYKTLVSWNMLGVISREIRSGEELLDKEIVRLAKLLEKDIRTPLNTLNEKKVLAASWNMELRDRIRKEKRSVDDRDFWEHVKESVKEKVEITNPRFTTED, encoded by the coding sequence ATGCAGGATAAACCTACTAGTACGGAATTATTGGAAGCGATTCAGGATTTTTTAATGAAGGAGGTTCTTCCCGAATTCAGGGATAAGGATCTGCTTTCCTATAAAACCCTGGTCAGTTGGAATATGTTGGGGGTTATTTCCCGGGAAATTCGATCCGGGGAAGAGCTTTTGGATAAGGAAATCGTCCGTCTTGCAAAGCTGCTCGAAAAGGATATACGGACGCCGTTAAATACGTTAAATGAGAAGAAGGTTCTTGCCGCTTCTTGGAATATGGAGTTGCGGGATCGGATCCGAAAAGAGAAGAGATCGGTGGATGACCGGGATTTCTGGGAACATGTAAAGGAAAGCGTGAAGGAGAAGGTAGAGATCACCAATCCGCGTTTCACTACAGAAGACTAG
- a CDS encoding Crp/Fnr family transcriptional regulator — MKISEEMVNKHGVRFKESSIIFDENEPADQMYLILTGKVGIHKKVKEAFKLLIELKEGDMFGEMALVDKKPRSARAIAKTDVLLFAITESVFYNMIQTNPSFSLKMVKMLSSRLRETNQTIASLLKADRKNLVTSALIAFSQTRGEQDGGIYKIHLGAFIKWAILRVGLEHQDLVSSINLLVKDKLVEQPKNDPSSLIIREGLFKYTVDV; from the coding sequence ATGAAGATTTCGGAAGAAATGGTCAATAAACACGGAGTCCGATTTAAGGAATCCTCTATTATCTTCGATGAGAACGAACCCGCCGATCAAATGTATCTGATCCTAACGGGTAAGGTCGGGATTCACAAGAAGGTAAAGGAAGCATTCAAGTTATTAATCGAACTCAAAGAAGGTGATATGTTCGGCGAGATGGCTTTAGTCGACAAGAAGCCACGGAGCGCCCGTGCGATCGCAAAAACCGACGTTCTGCTCTTTGCGATTACGGAATCTGTTTTTTATAATATGATTCAGACGAATCCTTCCTTCTCGCTTAAGATGGTCAAAATGCTTTCTTCCCGCCTGCGGGAAACGAATCAGACCATCGCTAGTCTTCTGAAGGCGGACCGTAAAAACTTGGTCACTTCCGCTTTGATCGCCTTTAGTCAAACAAGAGGAGAACAGGACGGCGGAATCTACAAGATTCATCTCGGCGCCTTCATCAAGTGGGCCATTCTTAGAGTCGGCCTGGAACACCAAGATCTGGTTTCATCCATAAACCTTCTAGTAAAGGACAAATTGGTGGAACAACCTAAAAACGATCCAAGTTCTCTGATCATCCGGGAAGGTCTGTTTAAGTACACGGTGGACGTTTAA
- a CDS encoding SMP-30/gluconolactonase/LRE family protein: MNAKKILLLLATVLIILTAGILIKPSRIEPVAYYPPPEPEMSGVYSENRLLRSAELIALGRIHGPEDIEPDDFGNLYSASEDGKVYFISKEGDMKAYAATGGRPLGMKLISDGTLYVADAMKGLLKIGPKGDVQVLSTEAEGVPFKFTDDLDVAKDGTVYFSDASYKYTAPEYLYDLMEGVPRGRLLKYDPRTKKTTVLMKDIFFANGVALSKNEDFVVLNETYKYRIHRYWLKGPKAGTSDVWVENLPGFPDNISSDGNGTFYLAMFTVRNPTMDHLLHPRPWAKILVAKLPKFLWPKPKPYGLAVLLDEEGRALASFQDPTGEHLKEITSVKRKGNYVYLGSLHNDRIGKFELPPEFRK, translated from the coding sequence GTGAACGCGAAAAAAATCCTCCTACTCCTCGCGACAGTACTGATCATTTTAACGGCGGGGATTCTGATCAAACCCTCTCGGATTGAACCTGTGGCCTATTATCCTCCTCCCGAGCCGGAAATGAGCGGGGTATATTCCGAGAATAGACTCTTAAGATCCGCCGAATTGATCGCTTTGGGCAGGATTCACGGTCCTGAAGATATAGAACCTGACGATTTCGGCAATCTCTACTCAGCCAGCGAAGACGGAAAAGTATATTTCATATCGAAAGAAGGAGATATGAAAGCGTATGCAGCTACGGGCGGAAGACCTTTGGGGATGAAACTAATTTCCGACGGGACGCTTTACGTGGCCGATGCAATGAAGGGCCTTTTAAAAATCGGTCCTAAAGGAGACGTGCAAGTCCTCTCCACCGAAGCGGAAGGAGTTCCTTTTAAATTCACCGACGATCTGGATGTGGCAAAAGACGGGACCGTGTATTTTTCCGACGCGAGTTATAAATATACCGCCCCCGAATATCTTTACGATCTGATGGAAGGTGTTCCTAGGGGAAGATTGCTAAAATACGATCCTCGTACCAAAAAGACTACGGTACTGATGAAGGATATTTTCTTTGCGAACGGAGTCGCGCTGTCGAAAAACGAAGACTTCGTCGTTCTGAACGAGACGTACAAATATAGAATTCATCGATATTGGTTAAAGGGTCCTAAGGCTGGGACTAGCGACGTGTGGGTCGAAAATCTTCCCGGGTTTCCGGACAATATCTCTTCCGACGGCAACGGGACTTTCTACCTGGCTATGTTTACGGTACGAAATCCGACCATGGATCATCTTCTTCACCCCAGGCCTTGGGCGAAAATTCTGGTGGCAAAACTTCCGAAATTTTTATGGCCGAAACCCAAACCTTACGGTCTCGCGGTGCTTCTGGACGAGGAGGGCCGTGCCTTAGCCAGCTTTCAGGATCCTACCGGAGAACACTTGAAGGAGATCACTTCGGTGAAGCGCAAGGGAAATTACGTATATTTGGGAAGTCTTCATAACGACCGGATCGGAAAATTCGAACTCCCTCCGGAATTCAGAAAATAA
- a CDS encoding phosphotransferase family protein has protein sequence MKDSELKERLETYLGGRLKGKVEISNMISLSGGACQENFSADIIVAEGKEKGTYQTVYRTDKGASLLASLSRIDEFKVCRMAFEAGVKTPEPFWLETDPGVTGNPFYFMRRISGRATGRFVVKDPSLNKIRKQLTNELAENLAKIHSVTPETCKDEPLRKTLSLGQDLNDMVVASGSVQNLRSQLEGMKEPYPAMEMILNWLEKNAVPSDRIVLVHGDFRTGNFMVTPEGLQGIVDWEFAHWGDRHEDLTWLCMRDWRFGKLNKEAGGFADRSEFYEAYEKSAGVTLDPKKVTYWEVMGNLRWAIGCIGQSERHLSGKDKGIELAAIGRRAGEMEYEAMRLIEESLS, from the coding sequence GTGAAGGATTCGGAATTAAAGGAGAGGTTAGAGACCTATCTCGGAGGAAGGCTGAAGGGAAAAGTAGAGATTTCTAATATGATCTCGCTTTCGGGAGGGGCTTGCCAGGAGAACTTTTCCGCGGACATCATAGTTGCGGAAGGAAAGGAAAAAGGAACTTACCAGACAGTCTATAGAACGGATAAGGGTGCGTCGCTTCTGGCCTCCCTATCTAGGATAGACGAATTTAAAGTTTGTAGAATGGCGTTCGAAGCGGGCGTAAAAACTCCGGAACCTTTTTGGCTGGAAACGGATCCCGGTGTCACCGGCAATCCCTTCTACTTCATGAGAAGGATCTCCGGTAGGGCAACAGGTAGATTCGTTGTCAAAGATCCTAGTCTGAATAAAATCCGGAAACAACTTACGAACGAGCTCGCGGAAAACCTCGCCAAGATTCATTCGGTCACTCCGGAAACATGCAAAGACGAGCCTTTGCGAAAGACCCTCTCTCTGGGACAGGATCTGAACGATATGGTCGTCGCTTCCGGATCGGTCCAAAATTTAAGGAGTCAATTGGAAGGAATGAAAGAGCCTTATCCGGCCATGGAGATGATCCTGAATTGGTTGGAAAAGAACGCTGTTCCGAGCGACAGGATCGTTCTCGTCCACGGGGATTTCAGGACCGGGAACTTCATGGTCACTCCGGAAGGACTCCAAGGGATCGTGGATTGGGAATTTGCCCATTGGGGGGATCGTCACGAGGATCTCACTTGGCTTTGTATGAGGGATTGGCGTTTCGGAAAGCTGAATAAGGAAGCGGGAGGGTTTGCGGACCGTTCCGAATTTTACGAGGCGTACGAAAAATCGGCCGGAGTGACTTTGGATCCCAAAAAAGTGACCTATTGGGAAGTGATGGGGAATCTGAGATGGGCCATAGGTTGTATCGGTCAGTCCGAACGTCACTTATCGGGAAAGGATAAGGGAATCGAGCTCGCCGCGATCGGAAGAAGGGCCGGCGAGATGGAATACGAGGCGATGCGTCTGATCGAGGAATCGTTATCCTAA
- a CDS encoding acyltransferase family protein, translating into MALSVAKPRSAKRLDYLDNLRSFALLLGLAFHVAIVYAADIKYPLRNVDRSWTFDVFGEWVHLFRMPLFFFLSGYFSERTFRSKGMANFVRLRGFRILIPLVSGIILFAPAQYYVAAVSNGYEHNYFVFFWNEFLLKSPKPSHLWFLQYLVLYTFLYVAIRPVLNRLGNFFLPESRYGNFSTGSIQVKRAEILLFLGFWSTFWTCLINYFFLKDQTFFTIEPVQFVYDISFFAAGSFFIGKESTIIDGVSSKIELGILGILALALFWCFYWIKSIDPFWSYFGYTGDWRRVLHIFLKCLGGWAWIAFFIRFFQFFISDRTEVSEYLRNSSLPVYLIHHPISLGIGFGIVQETWPIWAKFPLHLLLTYLLTFGIYHLLIRNSFFLNAILGNAKAKPAPAES; encoded by the coding sequence TTGGCGTTATCGGTGGCAAAACCCCGTAGCGCTAAAAGATTGGATTATTTAGATAATCTTAGATCGTTCGCTCTTTTACTCGGATTAGCGTTTCACGTCGCAATCGTTTATGCAGCGGATATAAAATACCCTTTGAGAAACGTAGACCGTTCCTGGACGTTCGACGTATTCGGAGAATGGGTACATCTATTTCGGATGCCTCTGTTCTTTTTTCTCTCGGGATATTTCAGCGAAAGAACTTTCCGGTCCAAGGGAATGGCGAATTTCGTACGACTCAGAGGATTTCGGATCTTAATTCCGTTAGTCAGCGGAATCATCCTATTCGCTCCCGCACAATATTACGTGGCCGCAGTATCGAACGGTTACGAGCACAATTATTTCGTCTTTTTCTGGAACGAATTCCTTCTAAAATCGCCGAAGCCGTCCCACCTATGGTTCCTACAATATCTGGTCCTTTACACGTTCCTGTATGTGGCCATCCGTCCGGTATTGAATCGATTGGGCAACTTCTTCTTACCGGAAAGTCGCTACGGAAACTTTTCGACAGGTTCCATACAGGTAAAACGAGCGGAAATCCTATTATTTCTGGGATTTTGGAGCACATTTTGGACCTGTCTAATAAATTACTTTTTCCTAAAGGACCAGACGTTTTTCACGATTGAACCGGTGCAATTCGTGTACGATATCAGCTTCTTTGCCGCAGGAAGTTTCTTTATCGGTAAAGAATCCACGATCATAGACGGAGTTTCGAGCAAGATCGAATTGGGAATTTTAGGGATTTTAGCCTTAGCATTATTCTGGTGCTTCTACTGGATCAAAAGCATAGATCCATTTTGGTCCTACTTCGGCTACACGGGAGATTGGAGAAGAGTTCTTCACATTTTTCTGAAATGTCTGGGTGGATGGGCATGGATCGCTTTCTTTATACGGTTCTTCCAGTTTTTCATCAGCGATCGAACCGAAGTCTCTGAATACCTTCGCAATTCCAGCCTGCCAGTATATCTCATTCATCATCCGATTTCCCTCGGAATCGGATTCGGCATCGTCCAAGAAACTTGGCCGATCTGGGCAAAGTTCCCTCTTCATCTTTTGCTCACGTATCTTCTTACGTTCGGGATTTATCATCTGCTGATTCGTAATTCTTTTTTTTTGAACGCCATCCTCGGAAACGCAAAAGCCAAACCCGCTCCTGCAGAATCCTAA
- a CDS encoding histidine phosphatase family protein yields the protein MSVVHLIRHGQANSRGEDYDLLTDHGKKQSFLLGKYMGENGDLPDRIVTGSLRRHKETAESFLDGLRSVNPRLLTDREEESLVLRDSGWNEFSPELWSSYAKILSEKNPDFHRSLSQFAKVKLQGGIRSAALFFKLTEEILVSWRGGEETPHGIESYSDFECRVMESCDRWFSPSDKERTFVFTSGTPISLVLKKILRQDTGSFDWMPWIWNTSLSTFRWVRGRYLPVSVNNVPHLPEKPDRTLF from the coding sequence ATGTCCGTAGTTCATCTAATCCGACACGGCCAAGCGAATTCTCGGGGAGAAGATTACGATCTTCTAACGGACCACGGAAAGAAACAATCCTTTCTCCTGGGCAAATACATGGGAGAAAACGGAGATCTTCCGGATCGGATCGTCACTGGGAGCTTGCGAAGGCATAAGGAAACTGCAGAATCTTTTTTGGACGGACTGCGGTCAGTGAATCCGAGGCTTTTGACGGATAGAGAGGAGGAATCCTTGGTTCTTCGGGATTCCGGTTGGAACGAATTCAGCCCTGAATTGTGGAGTTCCTATGCGAAAATATTGTCCGAAAAAAATCCGGACTTTCATCGGAGTCTTTCCCAATTCGCGAAAGTGAAACTCCAGGGAGGAATTCGCTCTGCGGCGCTCTTTTTCAAGTTAACGGAAGAGATCTTGGTCTCCTGGAGAGGAGGAGAGGAAACTCCTCACGGAATCGAATCTTATTCCGATTTCGAATGCCGTGTGATGGAGTCCTGTGATAGATGGTTTTCCCCATCGGATAAGGAGAGAACCTTCGTCTTCACTTCGGGGACTCCCATCTCGCTAGTACTAAAAAAGATTCTCAGACAGGATACGGGAAGTTTCGACTGGATGCCATGGATTTGGAACACTTCCTTAAGTACGTTCCGTTGGGTCAGGGGAAGATATCTACCCGTCTCGGTGAATAACGTTCCTCACTTGCCGGAAAA
- a CDS encoding acyl-CoA dehydrogenase family protein, with amino-acid sequence MDLTVSKEVEEIKAKARAFVEEVAIPAEDHYDYNRGRMPEALTETLRLEAKKRGLWTAHLPKSEGGLGLDLVGTALIFSELGRSPIAPYLCNCDAPDEGNMHLLHLAANEEQKKKYYYPLVEGKIRSGFAMTEPPPGAGSDPTTLATNAVKEGEHYVINGRKWYCTGANGASFLIVMAKVNDSFRRTTMFLVPTDAPGYTMVQEIEMLGSHGPGGHCELNFENVKVHESQVLGKVAEGFRLSQERLGPARLTHCMRWIGLSRRSLEIAREYAIKRELFGGKLSEQQGIQWMFAEAALEIESGFLLTLKAADILRKGGDARQAISLAKWQVSETLNKCVDRAIQICGSHGFSRYLKLELFYRDARAARIADGPTETHKMVIGRNLMSGKEKF; translated from the coding sequence ATGGATTTAACCGTCTCTAAAGAAGTCGAAGAGATAAAGGCTAAGGCCAGGGCCTTCGTGGAAGAAGTGGCCATTCCCGCCGAGGATCATTACGATTACAATCGAGGGAGAATGCCCGAAGCGTTGACGGAAACGTTGAGGCTGGAAGCCAAGAAACGGGGGCTTTGGACGGCCCACCTTCCCAAATCGGAAGGCGGATTGGGATTGGATCTTGTCGGCACCGCTCTCATATTTAGCGAATTAGGTCGTTCTCCGATCGCTCCGTATTTATGCAACTGCGACGCCCCGGACGAAGGAAATATGCATCTTCTTCACCTGGCCGCCAACGAGGAACAGAAAAAGAAATATTATTATCCTCTTGTGGAAGGTAAGATCCGTTCGGGATTCGCGATGACGGAACCCCCTCCCGGCGCCGGCTCGGATCCTACTACTCTCGCTACGAATGCGGTTAAGGAAGGCGAACATTACGTGATCAACGGTAGAAAATGGTATTGTACCGGTGCGAACGGAGCCTCCTTCCTGATCGTCATGGCTAAGGTTAACGATAGTTTTCGTCGAACCACGATGTTTCTGGTCCCGACGGACGCTCCCGGATACACGATGGTTCAGGAAATCGAAATGCTCGGTTCCCACGGACCCGGAGGACATTGCGAACTGAATTTCGAAAACGTTAAAGTACACGAATCCCAGGTTCTAGGAAAGGTAGCGGAAGGTTTCCGTCTTTCCCAAGAGCGCCTTGGTCCCGCCCGTCTAACGCATTGTATGCGATGGATCGGACTTTCCCGTCGATCCCTCGAAATCGCGAGAGAATACGCGATAAAACGGGAATTATTCGGCGGAAAGCTCTCCGAGCAACAGGGGATCCAATGGATGTTCGCGGAGGCCGCTCTCGAAATCGAATCCGGCTTTCTGCTTACTTTAAAGGCCGCGGATATTCTCAGAAAGGGAGGGGACGCCAGACAAGCGATTTCCCTCGCTAAATGGCAAGTGAGTGAGACTCTGAACAAATGCGTAGACAGAGCGATTCAGATCTGCGGTTCCCACGGGTTCAGCCGCTATCTGAAGCTGGAGCTTTTTTACAGAGACGCACGCGCAGCGAGAATCGCCGACGGACCTACGGAGACGCATAAGATGGTGATCGGACGGAACCTAATGTCGGGAAAGGAAAAATTTTAA